In one window of Caenimonas aquaedulcis DNA:
- a CDS encoding hybrid sensor histidine kinase/response regulator, which produces MAAHPDIASADLAVLYVDDEPVSRKLFSRSFGDEFTIVTAHGVSDALEVLERREHEYAVLLTDYRMPERDGMKLLQTVRREHRHLIRLLATAYAEKEVAIEAVNQGQVLRILEKPLEETTTREALREAFALYRAQAFERSLNEGRAVALRETMGFLAHELNTPLATVRGFVSTVIARHVPAPPGTPAGIATFSENRPGELLAALENAERRALYCQSLVSTFVQSARDAFPGAAPPEVAASALAQAVLDEFPFDADERSWVTSHVMQDFMLPGRRDLLYLVLCTVTKNALIALRGRARPSLRIEVGQDPDGRRRPWIRFQDNGPGIPADVLAKLTREPVTTRASTGGNGMGLMFCQRVMQSIGGEIRITSDTGWGTTVSLCFRPPSAGLA; this is translated from the coding sequence ATGGCTGCGCATCCCGACATCGCCTCCGCCGACCTTGCCGTCCTGTATGTCGACGACGAGCCGGTGTCCCGCAAGCTGTTCTCGCGCAGTTTCGGGGATGAATTCACCATCGTCACCGCGCACGGGGTGAGCGACGCGCTCGAAGTGCTGGAGCGCCGCGAGCACGAATACGCCGTGCTCCTCACCGACTACCGCATGCCCGAGCGCGACGGCATGAAGCTGCTGCAGACGGTGCGCCGGGAGCACCGCCACCTGATCCGCCTGCTCGCCACGGCGTATGCGGAGAAGGAGGTGGCCATCGAGGCTGTCAACCAGGGCCAGGTGCTGCGTATCCTGGAAAAGCCGCTGGAGGAAACGACGACGCGCGAGGCGCTGCGCGAGGCGTTCGCGCTGTACCGCGCGCAGGCGTTCGAGCGATCGCTCAACGAGGGACGCGCCGTCGCGCTGCGCGAGACCATGGGCTTTCTCGCGCACGAACTCAACACGCCGCTCGCGACCGTGCGCGGATTCGTGAGCACCGTGATCGCGCGCCATGTGCCGGCGCCCCCGGGCACCCCGGCCGGCATCGCGACCTTCTCCGAGAACCGGCCCGGCGAGCTGCTTGCTGCGCTCGAGAACGCCGAGCGGCGCGCGCTCTATTGCCAGTCGCTCGTGTCCACCTTCGTGCAATCCGCGCGCGACGCCTTCCCCGGCGCGGCGCCTCCGGAGGTGGCCGCCAGCGCCCTCGCACAGGCCGTGCTCGACGAATTCCCGTTCGACGCGGACGAGCGCTCCTGGGTCACGAGCCATGTGATGCAGGACTTCATGCTGCCGGGGCGGCGTGACCTGCTGTACCTCGTGCTGTGCACGGTGACGAAGAACGCGTTGATCGCGCTGCGCGGCCGCGCGCGGCCTTCGCTGCGCATCGAGGTCGGGCAGGACCCCGACGGCCGCCGACGCCCCTGGATCCGGTTCCAGGACAACGGGCCGGGCATTCCCGCCGACGTGCTGGCCAAGCTCACGCGCGAGCCCGTCACCACGCGCGCGAGCACCGGCGGCAACGGCATGGGGCTGATGTTCTGCCAGCGGGTGATGCAGTCGATCGGCGGGGAGATCCGCATCACCTCGGATACCGGTTGGGGAACGACGGTGTCCCTGTGCTTCCGGCCGCCCTCGGCGGGCCTGGCCTGA